The genomic stretch GCTGGGGTGTGCCGTGGAAGCCGGCGGTGACGCAGCCCTTCACCTCCAGGTGCTGCTGACCGTTGAACCCGCGCTTGCCGGCGCAGTCGCGGTGGAAGCCGATCCAGCGGCTACCCAGGGGGTTGTTCGGACCGGGGGGGTAGAGCTTGCCGCTCACCGGGTGCTTCCAGACCGGATCGGGCGCCATCTCGATCACCTGGAAGCGGCCAAGAGGCGTTTCCCAGCCGGGCATGCCCACGGCCACCGGGAAACGGCGCAGCTCTCGGCCATCCTCGATCACCACCACCTGCCGCTTGCTGCGGTGGAGCACCAGGCTGCGCTCAGGACCCGGGGACGCGATTGCCAGAGTGGCGCTGGAACCGGCCTGCGCTGGTGTCTGGGTCTGTGCCGGTGGCTGCTGGGTCGGCTGTGGTTGAAGGGCCGGGGTGTGGGGGAGCTCGATCGGCGGATGCCACGGCCGTGGAGCGGAGACAAGGGGCTGCACCTCTGCCAGGGCACCGGCCGGTGACAGCAGGCTGCCACCGAGCAGCAGGGTCGCCAGCGGGATTGTGAAGCGGAAAGGCACGGCCGG from Synechococcus sp. CBW1107 encodes the following:
- a CDS encoding L,D-transpeptidase yields the protein MTQRPAVPFRFTIPLATLLLGGSLLSPAGALAEVQPLVSAPRPWHPPIELPHTPALQPQPTQQPPAQTQTPAQAGSSATLAIASPGPERSLVLHRSKRQVVVIEDGRELRRFPVAVGMPGWETPLGRFQVIEMAPDPVWKHPVSGKLYPPGPNNPLGSRWIGFHRDCAGKRGFNGQQHLEVKGCVTAGFHGTPQRETVGRAVSHGCVRMYDENVRDLFELVRMGTVVTVLP